The following coding sequences lie in one Alphaproteobacteria bacterium genomic window:
- the infB gene encoding translation initiation factor IF-2, producing MTESFTDNKRGKRGSPKVVVVTKKRFSFSSKVNNKQVEANEKAAEPIAKPKLQDSQDLNQSHAVFGGDLRKSGNKVRNLDNDIIKEKEEPKNIEVKQEPKKVSKSFTTGKAHLKKEGVNKIDDNFFSKANKESSSKNTKKDKKSFLEDITIVSDSKQKSFNKVNEASNFLAAKKGYDESQARNKNFFDDAEGEKERLRSIASIKRARERVRRDKSDFNVDKSQDRVKEVVIPETITVQELANRMSERSANLVKELMKMGMMITATKPIDADTAELLVAEFGMTARRVADSDIENSLYDSERDNKEKQLSRSPVVSVMGHVDHGKTSLLDALRETDVVSGESGGITQHIGASRVKVKKDQYITFLDTPGHEAFTAMRLRGAHVTDMVILVVAADDGVKDQTIEAINHAKAAKIPIIVAVNKIDKEGANAQKVITELLSHNVVVEEMGGENLCVEVSAKQKKNLDKLIDAIFLQSEFLELKANRECKASGVVIESKVDKNKGVLTTILVQHGTLKVGDIVLAGNAYGRVKTLASDKGNKLHQVLPSEPTELLGLDLAPQAGEQFNVVENEKAARDIVEYRLDKKKNIEAARRSKKTLEDIFSDMTHESKKKLSLVVKGDVNGSVEAIVSSLEKLSNDEVTIQVIHSAVGGITESDIVLAKASEAIVVGFNVRIANNVNDKESKDVDIRYYSIIYDLVDDVKKAVTGMLKPIIKENALGKGEIRTVFDLTKYGKVAGSYVNSGVAKRSGRCRIIRDSVVVSDTAIKALKHFKDDLKEVKNGMECGISFENCTDFLEGDQLEFFELTEEAHK from the coding sequence ATGACAGAAAGTTTTACAGATAATAAAAGAGGTAAAAGAGGTTCTCCCAAGGTTGTAGTAGTAACTAAAAAGAGATTCAGCTTTTCTAGTAAAGTTAATAATAAGCAAGTAGAAGCTAACGAAAAAGCCGCTGAGCCTATTGCAAAGCCTAAGCTACAAGATTCTCAAGATCTTAATCAGTCGCATGCCGTTTTTGGAGGAGACTTGCGGAAGTCGGGTAATAAAGTTAGAAATTTAGATAACGATATTATAAAAGAAAAAGAAGAGCCCAAAAATATAGAGGTTAAGCAAGAGCCAAAAAAGGTCTCTAAATCTTTTACCACAGGAAAAGCTCACTTAAAAAAAGAGGGAGTAAATAAAATAGATGATAACTTTTTTAGTAAGGCTAATAAGGAATCAAGTAGTAAAAATACTAAGAAAGACAAAAAAAGTTTTCTAGAAGATATAACGATAGTATCTGATTCTAAACAAAAGTCGTTTAACAAAGTAAATGAAGCAAGTAACTTCTTGGCTGCCAAAAAAGGTTATGATGAATCACAGGCTAGAAACAAAAATTTCTTTGATGATGCTGAAGGTGAGAAAGAAAGGTTAAGATCTATAGCTTCAATAAAAAGGGCGAGAGAGAGGGTAAGGCGTGATAAGTCAGACTTTAATGTGGATAAAAGTCAAGATAGAGTAAAAGAAGTTGTAATTCCAGAAACAATCACTGTGCAGGAGCTTGCTAACAGAATGTCGGAAAGAAGTGCCAATTTGGTTAAGGAATTAATGAAAATGGGTATGATGATAACCGCTACTAAACCGATAGATGCTGATACGGCTGAATTGTTAGTGGCAGAGTTCGGAATGACTGCAAGAAGAGTAGCTGATTCTGACATAGAAAATAGTTTGTATGACAGTGAAAGAGATAATAAAGAAAAGCAGTTATCTAGATCACCTGTAGTATCTGTTATGGGTCACGTAGATCATGGAAAAACCTCTCTTTTAGACGCGTTAAGAGAAACAGATGTTGTCTCGGGCGAGTCCGGTGGAATAACTCAGCATATTGGTGCATCTAGAGTTAAAGTTAAAAAGGACCAATATATTACTTTTTTAGATACTCCAGGTCACGAAGCTTTTACTGCCATGAGGCTAAGGGGGGCTCACGTAACAGATATGGTTATATTAGTGGTTGCAGCAGATGATGGTGTAAAAGATCAGACTATTGAAGCTATAAATCATGCTAAAGCAGCGAAAATACCAATAATAGTAGCAGTAAATAAAATTGATAAAGAAGGTGCTAATGCACAAAAAGTAATTACTGAATTGTTAAGCCATAATGTAGTGGTAGAGGAAATGGGTGGTGAAAATTTATGTGTTGAAGTATCTGCCAAACAAAAGAAAAATTTAGATAAATTAATAGATGCGATATTTTTGCAAAGTGAGTTTTTAGAATTAAAGGCAAACAGAGAATGTAAAGCATCTGGTGTGGTTATTGAAAGTAAAGTTGATAAAAACAAAGGTGTGTTAACCACTATTTTAGTGCAACATGGTACATTAAAAGTAGGGGACATAGTATTAGCTGGTAACGCTTATGGTAGAGTGAAAACTTTAGCTAGTGACAAAGGAAACAAATTGCATCAAGTGTTACCTTCAGAGCCCACAGAGCTTTTGGGTCTTGACTTAGCTCCTCAGGCTGGTGAGCAGTTTAATGTTGTTGAAAATGAAAAAGCGGCTCGTGATATTGTAGAATATCGCTTGGATAAAAAGAAAAATATAGAAGCAGCAAGGAGAAGCAAGAAAACATTAGAAGATATTTTCTCTGATATGACGCATGAAAGTAAAAAGAAGTTATCCTTGGTTGTTAAGGGAGATGTAAATGGTTCAGTTGAAGCCATTGTTAGCTCTTTAGAAAAGTTATCCAATGATGAGGTAACAATTCAGGTAATACATAGTGCTGTCGGTGGTATTACTGAGTCTGATATAGTTTTAGCAAAGGCATCAGAAGCTATTGTAGTGGGTTTTAATGTTAGAATAGCTAACAACGTAAATGACAAAGAATCTAAGGATGTTGATATAAGATATTATTCGATTATCTATGACTTGGTAGATGATGTCAAAAAGGCAGTAACAGGAATGTTAAAGCCAATTATTAAAGAAAACGCTCTTGGAAAGGGAGAAATCAGAACTGTATTTGATTTAACTAAATATGGAAAAGTTGCTGGTTCTTACGTAAACTCTGGTGTAGCTAAGCGTTCAGGCAGGTGTCGTATTATTAGAGACTCTGTAGTTGTTTCGGACACTGCAATTAAAGCTCTTAAGCATTTTAAAGATGATCTTAAAGAAGTTAAGAATGGTATGGAGTGCGGAATTAGCTTTGAGAATTGCACAGATTTCCTAGAGGGCGACCAATTAGAGTTTTTTGAGTTAACTGAAGAAGCTCACAAATAA
- the rbfA gene encoding 30S ribosome-binding factor RbfA → MAQKEYSERQLKVAENLKRIIANNINIDKSLLPVIGDIYMTVSEVRMSPDLKSARVYILPNTNADDTEQIVDLVNEFSYLIKKSVAKSAKLKYVPRLRFVNDKLFDHANKIENLIGDINCNE, encoded by the coding sequence ATGGCGCAGAAAGAATATTCTGAAAGACAATTAAAAGTTGCGGAGAATTTAAAAAGAATAATAGCTAATAATATTAACATAGATAAGTCTTTATTGCCTGTTATTGGTGATATTTATATGACAGTCTCTGAAGTTAGGATGAGTCCCGATTTAAAGTCAGCAAGAGTTTATATTTTACCAAATACTAATGCTGATGACACCGAGCAAATTGTTGATTTAGTCAATGAATTTTCTTATCTCATTAAAAAGTCTGTAGCTAAGTCTGCAAAACTAAAATATGTACCTAGATTAAGGTTTGTAAATGATAAATTGTTTGACCATGCTAATAAAATAGAGAATCTTATAGGAGATATTAACTGTAATGAGTAG
- a CDS encoding orotate phosphoribosyltransferase, whose amino-acid sequence MSILEENINLLKKYNALKEGHFILSSGLHSQYYIQCAKIMSDPIAAKDLCFKLVKKITMQIDINQITKVVAPAMGGLLVGYEIARQLNKENIFCERVNGEFQFRRGFSLDGSDKVLIVEDVLTTGKSSLETYDLVKSYGAKIIAETCLIRRDKKIEKLDNVPIIPLFDLSFPTYHSDNLPDLLKQRPVSKPGSRFIQTNKA is encoded by the coding sequence ATGTCAATTTTAGAAGAAAACATAAACTTGTTAAAAAAATATAATGCACTTAAAGAAGGTCATTTCATTTTGTCATCTGGCCTACATAGCCAATATTATATACAATGTGCGAAAATAATGTCAGATCCAATTGCTGCCAAAGATTTATGTTTTAAGTTGGTAAAAAAAATAACCATGCAAATTGATATTAACCAAATTACAAAAGTAGTAGCTCCAGCAATGGGAGGCTTATTAGTCGGCTATGAAATTGCTCGACAATTAAATAAAGAAAATATTTTCTGTGAAAGAGTAAATGGTGAGTTTCAATTCAGAAGAGGTTTTTCCTTAGACGGTAGTGATAAAGTCTTAATTGTTGAAGATGTTTTGACAACAGGAAAATCATCCTTGGAGACCTATGATTTAGTTAAAAGTTATGGTGCAAAAATAATAGCTGAAACCTGTTTAATCAGAAGAGATAAAAAAATTGAAAAATTGGATAACGTACCAATAATTCCGTTATTTGATCTTTCTTTTCCAACATACCACTCTGATAATCTTCCTGATTTATTAAAACAAAGGCCAGTCAGTAAACCTGGTAGCAGGTTTATACAAACTAATAAAGCTTAA
- the nusA gene encoding transcription termination/antitermination protein NusA: protein MVNYISGNPELIKIVEAVATEKGISVDSVIDALEQGIKLAARKKYGVEYDINAQINRKTGGFKIYRRLEVVEEVEDSNVQISIETVKKSPSGQDAKLGDHVIQDLPPVDLKRLVASVVKQVIVQKVKVAEKEKEFNLFEGKVGTIVNGIVKKVSPKGVLLDVSGAEAFLDNSDSIPHENLSQNDRVKASIKEVVRKDNGVQVYLSRTSSKFMESLFMQEVPEIYDGIINIKAIAREPGARAKVAVRSVESNLDPVGACVGVRGSRVQVVINELKGEKIDIIEWSEDTATFVVNALTPASVLKVVIDEENNKIETVVPEKDFSIAIGRKGQNARLASKLTGWSIDILTEEQESKIRKEESEKVYDVFVNHLDMDDMLARLLIAEGISEVEEICMIDVEELATIETLDLDRAKIIHKKACDFVKTDNYKKIKWDRYNLDDSLLEVKNLTAEIAISLKARKVVTVTDVADLSRDDFKDIVSDSIDCSDKEVDEIIMDARDVVNSLEVKES, encoded by the coding sequence GTGGTAAATTACATTTCAGGTAATCCAGAATTAATAAAGATAGTGGAAGCGGTAGCTACAGAAAAAGGCATATCTGTTGACTCAGTAATAGATGCATTAGAACAAGGTATAAAACTAGCTGCCAGAAAAAAATATGGAGTAGAATATGATATTAACGCTCAAATCAACAGAAAGACTGGGGGCTTTAAAATTTATAGAAGGCTCGAAGTAGTAGAAGAGGTTGAAGATAGTAATGTGCAAATTTCTATAGAGACTGTAAAAAAATCTCCATCAGGACAGGATGCAAAATTAGGTGATCATGTAATTCAAGATTTGCCACCAGTTGATTTAAAAAGGTTGGTTGCGTCAGTAGTCAAGCAAGTTATCGTGCAAAAAGTAAAGGTAGCGGAAAAAGAAAAAGAGTTTAACTTGTTCGAAGGTAAGGTTGGTACAATAGTTAATGGGATAGTAAAAAAGGTTAGTCCTAAGGGAGTTTTATTGGATGTTTCTGGTGCAGAAGCATTTTTGGATAATTCTGACTCTATACCTCATGAAAATTTAAGTCAAAACGATAGAGTTAAAGCTAGTATAAAAGAAGTTGTTAGAAAGGATAATGGTGTGCAGGTATATCTCTCGCGTACTTCAAGTAAGTTTATGGAGAGTTTGTTTATGCAGGAGGTGCCAGAAATTTACGATGGAATTATAAATATAAAAGCAATTGCTCGTGAACCTGGTGCTAGAGCTAAAGTTGCCGTTAGATCAGTTGAGTCTAATTTGGATCCAGTTGGGGCGTGCGTAGGTGTAAGAGGTTCTAGAGTCCAGGTTGTGATAAACGAGCTTAAAGGTGAGAAAATTGATATAATAGAATGGTCAGAAGATACCGCGACATTTGTTGTAAATGCTTTAACTCCAGCTAGTGTTCTTAAAGTCGTCATAGACGAAGAAAACAACAAAATAGAAACAGTTGTGCCGGAGAAAGATTTTAGTATTGCAATAGGTCGTAAAGGTCAAAACGCTCGTCTAGCGTCAAAGTTGACTGGATGGAGTATTGATATATTAACAGAAGAGCAAGAGTCTAAAATTAGAAAGGAGGAGTCCGAAAAGGTTTATGATGTTTTTGTAAATCATTTAGACATGGATGATATGCTAGCTAGGCTTCTTATAGCAGAAGGTATATCAGAAGTTGAAGAAATCTGCATGATAGATGTTGAGGAGTTAGCAACTATTGAAACTCTAGATTTAGATAGGGCCAAAATAATACATAAGAAAGCATGCGATTTTGTAAAAACAGATAATTACAAGAAGATTAAGTGGGATCGTTACAATTTAGATGATAGTTTATTAGAGGTGAAAAATCTTACAGCTGAAATTGCTATAAGTCTAAAAGCTAGAAAGGTTGTAACTGTCACTGATGTCGCTGATTTATCCAGAGATGATTTTAAAGATATTGTAAGTGATTCTATCGATTGCTCTGATAAGGAAGTTGACGAGATAATTATGGATGCTAGAGATGTGGTTAATTCATTGGAAGTAAAAGAAAGTTAA
- the rpoC gene encoding DNA-directed RNA polymerase subunit beta', with amino-acid sequence MSTGPSQASFNYINDAEHDFNTVKISIASPEQIKSWSYGEVKKPETINYRTFKPERDGLFCARIFGPVKDYECLCGKYKRIKYKGIICEKCGVEVTTSKVRRDRMGHIDLAAPVAHIWFLKSLPSRISTLLDITLKEIERVLYFESFIVTEPGITSLKYAQTLTEEQYLEAQDEFGEEAFVAQIGAEAIKKMLMSIDLKKDQKKLRSSLIEETSEAKKKKVVKRLKLVESLLDSGNKPEWMIMEILPVIPPEIRPLVMLDGGRFAASDLNELYRRVINRNNRLRRLLELKAPEIIIRNEKRMLQESVDALFDNGRRARSLKNSNKRPFKSLTDMLKGKQGRFRQNLLGKRVDYSGRSVIVVGPELKLHQCGIPKKMALELFKPFIYSKMELYGITNSIKAAKKYIETESSEVWDILDEVIREHPILLNRAPTLHRLGIQAFEPVLIEGKAIQLHPLVCTAFNADFDGDQMAVHVPISLEAQIECRVLIMSTNNILSPANGKPIIVPSQDIVLGLYYVSLELDGCVGEGKVFSDTSEIEHALLAGAVTLHTKIKYHFRGEYIETTPGRAILSCLLPESEELNFSAVNKDMTKKAVSNLIDLVYRVCGQKSTVVFCDKLMALGYKHATKSAISFGKDDMLIPKEKHEHINSTMQEVKDFERQYSDGLITSGEKYNKVIDAWSLCTDRVAEDMMNHISSKQEIKDSNNHHSEQINSVYMMAHSGARGSASQIKQLAGMRGLMAKPSGEIIETPIISNFKEGLTVLEYFNSAHGARKGLADTALKTANSGYLTRRLVDVSQDCIVSELDCKTKKSITLKTEIEGVNVVVPLSDKILGRVSAQDLINPKTKEIIVKEGQLVDEEIAENVDQIGVDSLNVRSVLTCESNFGVCTKCYGRDLSTGDMVNLGEAIGVIAAQSIGEPGTQLTMRTFHIGGAAQRGAEQSSIDATTDATVKLINANLVLDSNGRKVVLNRSASIVLIGANGVQIAKHKLPYGSRLNYVEGDQVQRGDRIAEWDPYNTPIISEVSGIVKYKDLVENISYNEEVDLATGVSSRIVNDWKSAGDNNLVPRLVIQDKDGEIKKLKTGIDARYFLFINALLNIEDGQEIHSGDILAKIPKASSQISDITGGLPRVAELFEARKPKDFAIISEIAGTVIYGKDYKSKRRIVIKSDNDAIDDAEYLVPKGKHIAVNEGDYVNKGDLLMDGNPVPHDILSVLGVEALSEYMNKEVQKVYRLQGVKIDDKHIEVVLLQMLKKVEITNAGETTLIPGEVLSKEEFAEVNKRAEKEGYKSAESRAILQGITKSALQTNSFISAASFQETTKVLTEASICGKKDHLRGLKESVIVGNLIPAGTGFYTAQLKKEALKRDLDANAEAEATNVLDAVVNSDEKTSKTEVTA; translated from the coding sequence ATGAGCACTGGACCATCCCAAGCTTCATTCAATTATATAAACGATGCTGAGCATGATTTTAACACAGTTAAGATATCAATCGCTAGCCCCGAACAGATTAAATCATGGTCGTATGGAGAGGTTAAAAAACCAGAAACTATAAATTACAGAACATTTAAACCTGAGAGAGATGGTTTGTTTTGTGCCAGAATTTTTGGTCCAGTTAAAGATTACGAGTGTTTATGTGGAAAATATAAAAGAATTAAATACAAAGGAATTATCTGTGAGAAATGTGGAGTAGAAGTTACGACTTCCAAAGTGCGAAGGGATCGCATGGGCCATATAGATCTAGCGGCACCTGTTGCACATATTTGGTTTTTAAAATCTTTACCTTCAAGAATATCAACTCTTTTGGACATTACACTAAAAGAAATAGAGAGAGTTCTTTATTTTGAGTCATTTATTGTAACTGAACCAGGAATAACCAGCTTGAAATATGCTCAAACTCTTACGGAAGAGCAGTATTTGGAAGCTCAGGATGAATTTGGTGAGGAAGCTTTTGTAGCTCAAATAGGAGCGGAAGCAATAAAAAAAATGTTGATGTCAATAGATCTTAAAAAGGATCAAAAAAAGTTAAGATCATCATTAATTGAAGAGACTTCTGAGGCGAAAAAGAAAAAAGTAGTAAAAAGGCTTAAGCTAGTAGAATCTCTGTTAGATTCTGGTAATAAACCTGAATGGATGATAATGGAAATTCTTCCTGTAATTCCACCAGAGATTAGGCCTCTTGTGATGTTAGATGGTGGTAGGTTTGCTGCTTCAGACCTAAATGAGCTATATAGGAGAGTTATAAATAGAAATAATCGTCTTAGAAGATTATTAGAGCTTAAAGCTCCAGAAATCATTATTAGAAACGAAAAAAGAATGTTACAGGAATCTGTAGATGCTTTATTTGATAATGGTAGAAGAGCTAGATCACTTAAAAACTCAAATAAACGACCTTTCAAATCTTTAACTGATATGTTAAAAGGTAAACAAGGTAGGTTCAGACAGAATTTATTAGGAAAGAGAGTAGATTATTCTGGTAGATCTGTGATTGTTGTTGGCCCAGAATTAAAATTACATCAATGTGGTATTCCCAAGAAAATGGCTTTAGAGTTATTTAAGCCTTTTATTTATTCTAAGATGGAATTATATGGAATTACTAATTCTATAAAAGCAGCAAAAAAATATATTGAAACAGAGTCTTCTGAAGTTTGGGATATTTTAGATGAAGTTATAAGAGAGCATCCTATTCTATTAAATAGAGCTCCAACTTTACATAGACTAGGCATTCAGGCATTCGAACCTGTTCTAATTGAAGGTAAGGCTATACAGTTGCATCCACTAGTTTGTACCGCATTTAATGCTGATTTTGATGGAGATCAAATGGCAGTGCATGTACCTATATCATTAGAAGCTCAAATTGAGTGCAGAGTATTAATCATGTCGACAAATAACATATTAAGCCCTGCAAATGGAAAGCCTATTATTGTGCCTTCTCAAGATATTGTTTTAGGTTTATACTATGTTTCTTTGGAATTAGATGGGTGCGTAGGAGAGGGTAAGGTTTTCAGTGACACCTCTGAAATAGAGCATGCTCTATTAGCTGGGGCAGTAACATTACACACAAAGATTAAATACCATTTTAGAGGAGAGTACATAGAGACTACCCCTGGTAGAGCTATATTATCTTGCTTGCTTCCTGAATCTGAAGAGCTAAATTTTTCAGCAGTTAACAAAGATATGACAAAGAAAGCAGTCAGTAACTTAATAGATTTAGTATACAGAGTATGTGGTCAAAAGAGTACGGTTGTTTTTTGTGATAAATTAATGGCTTTAGGCTATAAGCATGCAACAAAATCTGCAATATCATTCGGAAAGGACGATATGTTAATTCCAAAAGAGAAGCATGAGCATATTAATTCAACCATGCAAGAAGTAAAAGATTTTGAAAGGCAATATTCAGATGGATTAATTACTTCTGGTGAGAAATATAATAAAGTCATAGATGCATGGTCTTTATGCACCGATAGAGTTGCAGAAGACATGATGAATCATATTTCTTCTAAACAAGAAATAAAAGATAGTAATAATCATCATAGTGAACAAATAAATTCTGTTTATATGATGGCTCACTCTGGAGCTAGAGGTTCCGCTTCTCAAATTAAGCAGCTAGCTGGTATGAGAGGTTTAATGGCTAAGCCTAGTGGAGAAATTATAGAGACTCCAATTATTTCAAATTTTAAAGAAGGTTTAACTGTATTGGAATATTTTAATTCCGCACACGGTGCCAGAAAAGGTTTAGCGGATACTGCACTTAAAACTGCGAATTCAGGATATTTGACTAGAAGATTAGTTGATGTTTCTCAAGATTGTATTGTTTCAGAGTTAGATTGTAAAACCAAAAAATCAATTACTCTTAAAACTGAAATAGAGGGAGTTAACGTAGTAGTTCCTCTGTCCGACAAAATATTAGGTAGAGTTTCCGCTCAAGATTTGATTAATCCAAAAACTAAAGAAATTATAGTTAAAGAAGGACAATTAGTAGATGAAGAAATTGCTGAAAACGTTGATCAAATTGGTGTAGATTCATTAAATGTAAGATCAGTATTAACTTGCGAATCAAATTTTGGTGTTTGCACAAAATGTTATGGCCGAGATTTATCTACAGGAGACATGGTTAATCTTGGAGAAGCAATAGGAGTAATTGCAGCTCAGTCAATTGGAGAGCCTGGTACTCAGCTTACGATGAGAACCTTCCACATTGGAGGAGCGGCCCAAAGAGGAGCTGAGCAATCCAGTATTGACGCGACCACAGATGCAACAGTTAAGCTAATAAACGCAAATTTAGTCTTAGATTCTAATGGAAGAAAAGTAGTGCTTAATAGGTCTGCGAGTATAGTACTAATTGGTGCTAATGGAGTGCAAATAGCCAAACATAAATTGCCATACGGTTCTAGGTTAAATTATGTTGAGGGAGATCAGGTACAAAGAGGTGATAGAATAGCTGAGTGGGACCCTTATAATACACCTATCATATCAGAAGTTTCCGGTATTGTTAAATATAAGGATCTTGTTGAAAACATTTCATATAATGAAGAAGTTGATTTAGCTACTGGAGTTTCAAGCAGAATAGTTAATGATTGGAAATCAGCTGGTGACAATAATTTAGTTCCTCGTCTTGTCATACAAGATAAGGATGGTGAAATTAAGAAGTTGAAAACAGGTATAGATGCAAGATATTTCTTATTTATTAACGCTTTACTTAACATTGAGGATGGCCAGGAAATACATTCTGGTGACATATTAGCCAAGATACCAAAAGCTTCATCACAAATTTCAGATATAACAGGTGGTCTACCTAGAGTTGCTGAGTTGTTTGAAGCTAGAAAACCTAAGGATTTTGCAATAATTAGTGAGATTGCTGGAACAGTTATTTACGGAAAAGATTATAAGTCTAAAAGACGTATAGTAATTAAGTCTGACAATGATGCTATTGACGATGCAGAGTATTTAGTTCCGAAAGGAAAGCACATAGCTGTAAACGAAGGTGACTATGTTAATAAAGGTGACTTGTTAATGGATGGTAATCCTGTTCCTCATGACATTTTAAGCGTTTTAGGAGTAGAAGCTTTATCAGAGTACATGAACAAGGAGGTGCAAAAAGTGTATAGGCTTCAAGGTGTTAAAATAGATGACAAGCACATAGAAGTTGTTTTATTGCAAATGCTTAAAAAAGTTGAGATTACTAACGCTGGTGAAACTACTTTAATACCAGGAGAAGTATTGAGTAAAGAAGAGTTTGCAGAAGTAAATAAAAGAGCTGAAAAAGAAGGCTATAAGAGCGCTGAATCTAGAGCAATTTTACAAGGTATAACTAAATCTGCATTACAAACTAATTCATTTATATCAGCTGCATCATTCCAGGAAACGACAAAAGTACTTACTGAGGCTTCTATATGTGGTAAAAAGGATCATTTGAGAGGTTTAAAAGAAAGTGTAATTGTTGGTAATTTAATCCCTGCGGGAACCGGTTTTTATACAGCTCAACTTAAGAAAGAAGCTTTAAAAAGAGATTTAGATGCTAATGCCGAAGCAGAGGCAACTAACGTTTTAGATGCAGTAGTTAATAGTGACGAAAAAACATCTAAAACAGAAGTAACAGCTTAA
- the purD gene encoding phosphoribosylamine--glycine ligase — protein sequence MKVLVLGSGGREHAIAWSFSKSSLLTKLYVAPGNAGMAELADCINLDINDFEQISSFCLANHIDLVMVGPEKPLSNGIVDFLAKHNIKVLGCNSFCSQLESSKAFTKKICDKIGIKTAAYKVFDNLDESLDYLHEQEKFPQVIKADGLAAGKGVIIAEKREDAVQAVRDIFSGSYGHMDKVVIEEFLTGVEASFFAISDGNNFKVLSNAGDYKRVGDNDTGPNTGGMGTYSPSPYVTKRVEEEVVEKILKVTFNYLKEQGQPYKGIIFAGLMINDRQEPYLIEYNVRFGDPETQSILSRLKSDFLEICLAAVNGSLAECEVEFSDLKAITLVLSAKGYPSKYKKGTEIDLSSVKNIKDINIFHAGTTIKNNKLVANGGRVLNITALGKSFKHTYDIVYEVARKIKWKDKYFRKDIGSVLINSEES from the coding sequence ATGAAAGTATTAGTTCTTGGTAGTGGTGGTAGAGAGCATGCAATTGCTTGGAGTTTTTCTAAGTCCTCTCTATTAACCAAGCTGTATGTTGCTCCAGGTAACGCTGGTATGGCTGAACTAGCAGATTGCATAAATCTTGACATTAATGATTTTGAACAAATTTCTTCCTTTTGCTTAGCCAATCATATTGATTTAGTTATGGTAGGACCTGAAAAGCCTTTATCTAATGGAATTGTAGATTTTCTAGCTAAACATAATATTAAAGTTCTTGGGTGTAACAGCTTCTGTTCACAACTTGAATCGTCGAAAGCCTTTACCAAGAAAATATGTGATAAAATTGGAATTAAAACTGCTGCTTACAAGGTTTTTGATAATTTAGATGAATCGCTTGATTATTTACATGAACAAGAAAAGTTTCCACAAGTAATCAAAGCGGATGGCTTAGCTGCGGGTAAGGGCGTTATTATTGCTGAAAAAAGGGAGGATGCTGTGCAAGCAGTAAGAGATATATTCTCCGGTAGTTATGGCCATATGGATAAAGTTGTTATAGAGGAGTTTCTTACTGGAGTGGAAGCTAGTTTTTTTGCAATTTCTGATGGTAATAATTTTAAAGTTTTATCAAATGCTGGTGATTATAAAAGAGTAGGCGATAATGATACAGGACCTAATACAGGTGGTATGGGTACATATTCACCAAGTCCTTATGTTACAAAAAGAGTAGAAGAAGAAGTTGTTGAAAAAATTCTAAAGGTAACTTTTAATTATCTAAAAGAGCAAGGACAGCCTTACAAAGGTATAATTTTTGCAGGTTTAATGATAAATGATAGGCAGGAGCCTTACCTTATAGAATATAATGTCCGTTTTGGTGATCCTGAAACACAAAGTATTTTATCTCGTTTAAAAAGTGATTTTCTTGAAATATGTTTAGCAGCTGTCAACGGATCTTTAGCAGAGTGTGAAGTAGAGTTTAGTGATCTAAAGGCAATTACTCTTGTTTTGTCAGCTAAAGGTTACCCGAGTAAATATAAAAAAGGTACAGAAATAGATCTAAGTTCAGTGAAAAATATAAAAGATATAAATATATTTCACGCTGGAACAACTATTAAAAATAATAAATTAGTGGCAAATGGGGGGCGAGTTCTTAATATTACAGCTCTAGGAAAGAGTTTTAAGCATACTTATGACATAGTGTATGAGGTAGCTCGCAAGATCAAATGGAAAGATAAGTATTTTAGAAAAGATATAGGCTCTGTGTTAATTAATTCTGAAGAATCTTAA